One candidate division KSB1 bacterium genomic window carries:
- a CDS encoding sigma-54 dependent transcriptional regulator: MARILVIEDNDTMREGMVAIIGKMGHECDAVSSGQAGLALSEKKAFDLIVTDYRMEGMDGLEVLKQSKLKAPGTEVLIITAYGTIELAVEAMKLGAVDFITKPFSHDEFKLKIERILERIQERKELARISDENIYLRDELEEQFNYGEIIGKSRAMQEVYRTIEKVAATDSSVLIYGESGTGKELVARAIHKLSPRKDKPFIRVNCGALVENLLESELFGHEKGAFTGAMKRKKGRFELAHQGSIFLDEIGDISPNMQLKLLRVLQEKEFERVGSEETIQVDVRILAATNKNLSELVQQGKFREDLYYRLHIIPIYLPPLRERKEDIPLLVQHFIKQLAAELKKPAQAITDAAMEKLINYPWPGNVRELENVIERAIVLSDKAVIDAADLPILPATGAERLPGDLLDRFGYKLNETLAAVEKQLIEKAMNETQGNKNQAAKLLGIGTSLLYYKLEKYGIISN; this comes from the coding sequence TTGGCAAGGATTCTAGTCATCGAAGACAACGACACCATGCGAGAGGGAATGGTGGCGATCATCGGGAAGATGGGGCATGAGTGCGATGCCGTCAGCAGCGGTCAGGCAGGGCTGGCACTGTCCGAGAAAAAGGCGTTCGATCTGATCGTGACCGATTATCGTATGGAGGGGATGGATGGCCTGGAGGTGTTGAAGCAGAGCAAATTGAAAGCGCCAGGGACCGAGGTTTTGATCATTACAGCGTATGGCACGATCGAGCTGGCGGTCGAGGCGATGAAGTTGGGCGCTGTGGATTTCATTACCAAGCCGTTCTCGCATGACGAGTTCAAATTGAAAATCGAGCGCATTCTGGAGCGGATTCAGGAGCGGAAGGAGCTGGCTCGCATCTCCGATGAAAACATCTACCTGCGGGATGAACTCGAGGAGCAATTTAATTACGGCGAGATCATCGGCAAGTCCCGAGCCATGCAGGAGGTCTATCGCACCATTGAAAAGGTAGCGGCCACGGATTCATCGGTGCTGATCTACGGCGAGAGCGGTACGGGGAAGGAACTGGTGGCCCGTGCCATTCATAAATTGAGTCCCCGAAAGGATAAGCCGTTCATCCGAGTGAACTGCGGCGCCCTGGTGGAAAATCTGCTGGAATCCGAATTGTTCGGCCATGAGAAAGGGGCGTTCACGGGTGCCATGAAACGCAAAAAAGGTCGCTTCGAGCTGGCGCACCAGGGCAGTATTTTTCTGGACGAGATCGGCGATATTTCGCCCAATATGCAATTGAAGCTGTTGCGGGTATTGCAGGAGAAGGAGTTCGAGCGAGTGGGCAGCGAGGAGACGATTCAGGTGGACGTCAGAATTTTAGCAGCCACCAATAAGAATCTGTCTGAATTGGTGCAGCAGGGGAAATTCAGGGAGGATCTGTACTATCGGCTGCACATCATTCCCATTTATTTGCCGCCGCTGCGGGAGCGAAAAGAAGATATTCCGCTGTTGGTTCAGCACTTTATCAAGCAATTAGCAGCGGAATTGAAGAAGCCTGCTCAGGCGATTACTGATGCGGCCATGGAAAAATTAATAAATTATCCCTGGCCTGGCAATGTTCGAGAGCTGGAAAATGTGATTGAGCGGGCCATCGTGCTAAGCGACAAAGCCGTGATCGATGCAGCGGATCTGCCGATCCTACCAGCCACGGGTGCTGAACGCTTGCCAGGCGATTTACTGGATCGGTTTGGGTACAAGCTCAATGAAACGCTGGCAGCGGTTGAAAAGCAGTTGATCGAGAAGGCGATGAATGAAACACAGGGGAATAAAAACCAGGCGGCAAAGTTGTTGGGGATTGGGACGAGTTTGTTGTATTATAAATTGGAAAAGTACGGAATCATCTCCAACTGA